From Zea mays cultivar B73 chromosome 3, Zm-B73-REFERENCE-NAM-5.0, whole genome shotgun sequence:
ATCTGCTTAATTGCTAGGTGGTCGCCGCGCCGGCAGCCCCGGCACAGAGAAAGTCAATTGCTCTTTGCAGGGGTTGCTGCTCGTTTTAAAAGAGATCCTGTAAGTCCCTCCTTACCAGTCCGTTTATTCGGTTGCTTGATTTGTTAGTTTTTTTTTATGTTTTCTTCTGCGGGTTTGAAAATTGCAAAAGTTTTAGGCCTTTCTCTTGGTTTACTCGTTTTTGAAACCTTTTGATGGTCGTTTTTTAATTATGAATATCTCAGATCTAACAAAGATATGTCCGCTCATCTTTCTTGCTATGCATATTGCATACTGATTAGTTTTCGAATTTTCGAAGTACTCTGCCTGCTTGATATATTGTTTCTCTTCTTCCCACAaccaaaaaaaaagaagaagaagcttTCCCTAAAACAAGTTGCAGATGATCATCTTTGTTTCTCTTTCTACTGTCTTTTCTCTTCTTTGTGGAAACAACCTGCGACGGTCTGGATCTGAACCTTATTATTTCGATCTAGAAGGGCCACTGAACGCTTCTTTTGCTAACCACAGTTGAAAAAAAATATCCTAACCATAATACTATAATCATGATTGTCCCCGCAAAAAATGGTGCAGTGTTTTCCTTGTATTATAGTACTAATAAGTAAGTATTTTTCTAAAACTGATCTGGCCCTCGATCTTACCATCTTCTCTTTAATTTCAAAGAGAGAGCAGAAGAAAGAAACCAATCCGTGTACGGTGTATTCATAGTTTTGCCTGCAAAAGCTAGCAGAGATGTGGAGGCTGCTCAATCATGGAATCATCCCTTGCACAGCGGCGCAGCGCATCATGTGTATGTGCATCTAGTGCCGCTGCCAGCCGCTGCCAGCCACCGATCCAGAGCTCGCTGGCGCTCACCTGCACTGTTTCATACCGCTATCTTGCTGTTCCATGGAGAGCGAATAAAGCTGCAGCGCTTTCCCTATTCCCCAATGGAACAGTTGCACACATGAACCGGTAGACCCTCTGCCGTGCTTGCATGCACAGTGTGCTCTCAATCATGGCGCCCCACCCCATTTCATGCGAATCTGTTATGTTTGCATTCATTACTGCGTACGATGCTACAATTAGCATGCATGCCGTTAATAATCTGAGAGAGGCTGACCAGTTGCAGTGGATGATACACCGACACGCAGCTAGCCAGCAGGGACACCGCGAGATGGCGGGCGCCGTCGGGCTAACAAGACGATGATAAGGGGCGGCAACCACCAGCAGGCGGCGGACGTCGAGGAGGAGCTAGCCCGGAACAGCAGGCACGCCGCCGCCGTGGCGACGTCGCGGCAATGGTCGGCGCAGACGGAGTCGCGCATCGTGCGCGTCTCCCGCGTCTTCGGCGGCAAGGACCGCCACAGCAAGGTGAAGACCGTCAAGGGCCTGCGCGACCGGCGGGTGCGCCTCTCCGTGCCGACGGCGATCCAGCTCTACGACCTGCAGGACCGCCTCGGCCTCAACCAGCCTAGCAAGGTCGTCGACTGGCTGCTCAACGCCGCGCGCCACGAGATCGACAAGCTGCCGCCGCTGCAGTTCCCGCCGCAGGACCTCATGGTTGGGCACCTGACGCCCCACAACATGCCGCTGATGGTGCACGACGAGAAGTTCGGACACCTCGCCGCGGCCGCGGCGCtcgcgagcggcggcggcggcggcgccaagGTCAGCCAGCAGGGCAACGTCGTCGACGTCGACGGGACCGGAGCCCACCACTTGGTGGGGAGGTTCCCCGGCGGCTACCACCGGTTCATGGAGCTGAACAGCGCGTTGGGCATGGTCAGTGGCGCAATGGCGCCGCCGTATAACAACAACTACACCGGAGAGGCATGGAATAACAGCGGCGGCGGCGTGCATGACAGCGGCTCGCCGCAGATCGTCGCCGCAGCCGCTCACCACTCGCCGTTCCCATCGTTGCTCTCCTTGGCTCCACGTCCGCATCAGCTGGCGTTCTACTCCTCGGAAGCTGATCAGCAGTTTCAGGTGGAGAACCTTGGCTCGCAAAGCCTGTCCTTGAGCTCGGCGAGGGCTTACCATGATCAGGCTAGCTAGCGGACTGCGTACTGGAACGACTCTTCGATCGAGATTAAGGTAGCAATAATGCTCACTGATCCCAAAATTCCCAAGTACAATATACTATCTAGCTGTGCAAGAGTGTGCATGTCAGA
This genomic window contains:
- the LOC100284941 gene encoding uncharacterized LOC100284941, whose translation is MIRGGNHQQAADVEEELARNSRHAAAVATSRQWSAQTESRIVRVSRVFGGKDRHSKVKTVKGLRDRRVRLSVPTAIQLYDLQDRLGLNQPSKVVDWLLNAARHEIDKLPPLQFPPQDLMVGHLTPHNMPLMVHDEKFGHLAAAAALASGGGGGAKVSQQGNVVDVDGTGAHHLVGRFPGGYHRFMELNSALGMVSGAMAPPYNNNYTGEAWNNSGGGVHDSGSPQIVAAAAHHSPFPSLLSLAPRPHQLAFYSSEADQQFQVENLGSQSLSLSSARAYHDQAS